A window of the Streptomyces sp. Ag109_O5-10 genome harbors these coding sequences:
- a CDS encoding helix-turn-helix domain-containing protein, which translates to MTDLLRERDAWSMANCSVARTLEVAGNRTAMLIMREAFFGTRRFDDFARRVGIGEPAAAARLKELTAAGLLERVPYQEPGQRTRYAYRLTEKGRDFLPVLTALRQWGDTWATDEQGPPVVVRHRDCGAAVHAVLRCDDGHDVQLGESLVDAGPGLIRVAPPAPDAAPDGD; encoded by the coding sequence ATGACGGACCTGCTGCGGGAACGGGATGCCTGGTCCATGGCCAACTGCTCCGTCGCCCGGACCCTGGAGGTCGCCGGCAACAGGACGGCGATGCTGATCATGCGCGAGGCGTTCTTCGGCACCCGCCGGTTCGACGACTTCGCCCGGCGGGTGGGCATCGGCGAACCCGCCGCCGCGGCGCGCCTGAAGGAACTCACCGCCGCCGGGCTCCTGGAGCGCGTGCCCTACCAGGAGCCCGGCCAGCGGACCCGTTACGCCTACCGGCTGACCGAGAAGGGACGGGACTTCCTGCCCGTCCTCACGGCGCTGCGGCAGTGGGGCGACACCTGGGCCACGGACGAACAGGGCCCCCCGGTGGTCGTACGCCACCGGGACTGCGGCGCCGCGGTGCACGCGGTGCTGCGCTGCGACGACGGCCACGACGTGCAGCTCGGCGAATCCCTCGTCGACGCCGGCCCGGGTCTCATCCGGGTAGCCCCGCCCGCCCCCGACGCCGCCCCCGACGGCGACTGA
- a CDS encoding ABC transporter substrate-binding protein, which translates to MSNARAAHLTRRGILAAGGALGLGAVLAACGDDDRSGGSSDKGTTAAKSGPWTFKDDRGTTVKLDRAPANIVAFVGVAAALYDYGIGVKGAFGPTKTKAGKADVQAGDMDVSKLTVLGNEWGRFNVEKYAALAPDVLITTMFDGAGTLWYVPEESKDKIAKLAPSVGISAYDRRLTVPLQRVWALAESLGADMTASRVTDAKKRFEEASSRLRAAAKAHPDIKVLAGSAAQDIFYVSGSGLSVDLEYFKALGVNLVEPSASVLKASGGWYESLSWENVDKYQADIIMMDDRTATIQPADITQATWKKLPAVKAGQVISRSPEPIFSYDKCVAMVENLAKAIETAKKVS; encoded by the coding sequence ATGTCCAACGCCAGAGCAGCCCACCTCACCCGCCGCGGCATCCTCGCCGCCGGTGGCGCCCTCGGTCTCGGCGCCGTGCTTGCCGCCTGCGGTGACGACGACAGAAGCGGTGGCTCCTCCGACAAGGGGACGACGGCCGCCAAGTCCGGTCCCTGGACGTTCAAGGACGACCGGGGCACGACCGTGAAGCTGGACAGGGCTCCGGCGAACATCGTCGCGTTCGTCGGCGTCGCCGCAGCGCTCTACGACTACGGCATCGGCGTGAAGGGTGCCTTCGGGCCCACGAAGACCAAGGCCGGCAAGGCCGACGTCCAGGCCGGCGACATGGACGTCAGCAAGCTGACCGTCCTCGGCAACGAGTGGGGCCGGTTCAACGTCGAGAAGTACGCGGCGCTCGCGCCCGACGTCCTCATCACCACCATGTTCGACGGCGCCGGCACCCTCTGGTACGTCCCGGAGGAGTCCAAGGACAAGATCGCCAAGCTCGCCCCCAGCGTCGGCATCTCGGCCTACGACCGCCGGCTGACCGTCCCGCTCCAGCGCGTCTGGGCCCTCGCGGAGTCGCTCGGCGCGGACATGACGGCGAGCAGGGTGACCGACGCGAAGAAGCGGTTCGAGGAGGCCTCGTCCCGGCTGCGCGCCGCGGCCAAGGCGCACCCGGACATCAAGGTGCTGGCCGGTTCCGCGGCCCAGGACATCTTCTACGTGTCCGGCTCCGGCCTCTCCGTGGATCTGGAGTACTTCAAGGCCCTCGGCGTGAACCTCGTCGAGCCCTCCGCCTCCGTACTGAAGGCGAGCGGCGGCTGGTACGAGTCGCTGAGCTGGGAGAACGTCGACAAGTACCAGGCCGACATCATCATGATGGACGACCGTACGGCGACCATCCAGCCCGCCGACATCACCCAGGCCACCTGGAAGAAGCTCCCCGCGGTCAAGGCCGGCCAGGTCATCTCCCGCTCCCCCGAGCCGATCTTCTCGTACGACAAGTGCGTCGCGATGGTGGAGAACCTCGCCAAGGCGATCGAGACGGCGAAGAAGGTCAGCTGA
- a CDS encoding DUF4262 domain-containing protein: MDGSPCLCILCEPPADGPAFEERDSRIARSVTDFGWHVMGVGAGGDAPADWAYSIGLWHTLRSPEVCVFGLRTDVAMPVVNAAGAGIRGGLPLEPDQRRDDVLNGHDVAVRPVHPSWYRDFFGAGIDFCQAPPWPVTQLFWPDKSGRFPWEDGVTDYCRTSQPLLWIPKSDTEGPWSQVA, encoded by the coding sequence ATGGACGGCTCCCCCTGCCTCTGCATCCTCTGCGAACCGCCCGCGGACGGCCCGGCCTTCGAAGAACGGGACAGCCGGATAGCGCGGAGTGTCACCGACTTCGGCTGGCACGTGATGGGTGTGGGCGCCGGCGGCGACGCACCCGCGGACTGGGCGTACTCCATCGGGCTGTGGCACACGCTGCGCAGTCCCGAGGTCTGTGTCTTCGGCCTGCGGACGGATGTCGCCATGCCCGTCGTGAACGCGGCCGGAGCCGGAATCCGCGGTGGGCTTCCCCTGGAGCCGGACCAGCGCAGGGACGACGTCCTCAACGGCCACGACGTCGCCGTCCGGCCTGTCCACCCCAGCTGGTACCGGGACTTCTTCGGTGCCGGCATCGACTTCTGCCAGGCCCCTCCGTGGCCCGTCACGCAGTTGTTCTGGCCCGACAAGTCCGGACGCTTCCCCTGGGAGGACGGAGTGACCGACTACTGCCGCACGAGTCAACCACTGCTCTGGATCCCGAAGTCCGACACGGAGGGACCCTGGTCGCAGGTCGCGTGA
- a CDS encoding 2'-5' RNA ligase family protein, whose amino-acid sequence MTDDVQADAFRAGQSGLIVRVPEAEPVVGAWRDRLDPSARAGVPAHVTVLFPFLDAGLIDGGVHAALGDLLSRHRPFEARFDRCGRFPGVLYLAPAPEPAARFRGLTEAIAERWPENPPFGGAFDDIVPHLTVAQGQEEAVIEKAEADLPAGLPVVARVSTVDLLIHDGRRWERRAAFRLGQALRGHLGR is encoded by the coding sequence ATGACGGACGACGTGCAGGCTGATGCGTTCCGGGCGGGTCAGTCCGGACTGATCGTGCGGGTCCCGGAGGCGGAACCCGTGGTGGGAGCGTGGCGGGACCGCCTCGACCCCTCGGCCCGTGCCGGTGTTCCGGCCCATGTCACCGTGCTCTTCCCGTTCCTCGACGCGGGGTTGATCGACGGCGGTGTGCACGCCGCGCTGGGCGACCTGCTCTCTCGGCACCGGCCGTTCGAGGCCCGCTTCGACCGCTGCGGCCGGTTCCCGGGAGTCCTGTACCTCGCCCCCGCCCCCGAACCGGCCGCCCGCTTCAGAGGCCTCACCGAAGCGATCGCCGAACGCTGGCCGGAGAACCCGCCGTTCGGCGGCGCGTTCGACGACATCGTCCCGCACCTCACGGTCGCCCAAGGCCAGGAGGAGGCCGTCATCGAGAAGGCCGAGGCGGACCTGCCGGCCGGCCTCCCCGTCGTGGCGCGGGTATCGACGGTCGACCTGCTGATCCACGACGGGAGGCGCTGGGAACGGCGAGCCGCCTTCCGGCTGGGGCAGGCCCTTCGTGGTCACCTCGGCCGATAG
- a CDS encoding PaaI family thioesterase, translating to MTLDLHPEQDPRSRTFGWEDPAISAGAVPDHSGLAFLREILAGRLPAPPIAATLGFSLEEAEYGRAVFAMVPGEEHYNPIGSVHGGVYATLLDSAAGCAVQSVLPQGTGYTSIDLTLKFLRPITVDTGKVRAIGTVLNSGRRTALAQAELRDSEDRLLAHATSSCMLFPVRGPQST from the coding sequence TTGACGCTCGACCTCCATCCCGAGCAGGACCCCAGGTCACGCACGTTCGGCTGGGAGGACCCCGCGATATCCGCCGGCGCCGTCCCGGACCACAGCGGTCTCGCCTTCCTCCGCGAGATCCTGGCCGGCCGCCTGCCCGCCCCGCCGATCGCCGCCACCCTGGGTTTCAGCCTCGAAGAGGCCGAGTACGGCCGGGCGGTGTTCGCCATGGTGCCCGGCGAGGAGCACTACAACCCGATCGGCAGCGTCCACGGCGGCGTCTACGCCACGCTCCTCGACTCGGCGGCCGGCTGCGCGGTGCAGTCCGTACTCCCCCAGGGCACCGGGTACACCTCGATCGACCTGACCCTGAAGTTCCTCCGCCCGATCACCGTCGACACCGGCAAGGTCCGCGCCATCGGCACCGTCCTCAACAGCGGCCGCCGCACCGCCCTCGCCCAGGCGGAACTCCGCGACTCCGAGGACCGCTTGCTGGCCCATGCGACCAGCAGCTGCATGCTCTTTCCGGTGCGGGGGCCCCAGAGCACCTGA
- a CDS encoding MFS transporter: MASTPSPAPGRLEPADQPPGGRLPSHRNSHQGSHQPSRRAAALTLVAMCLGAMTTFLLVTASVSALSAIQDDLHVSPTGLVWIPSAYTLLVASLVMSAGTIGNLYGRKRAFLAGAAVMIAGSLTVYASGSTTGVIAGQLVSGLGGALILPNSLAILGAAFPDPHRRTEVVTAWAAASGIGLAAGPLIAGALLGHFHWNTVFLSTAALAVVTMAAAVFVAESRGPAGKLDVPGQILAALGIAALVYALIEGGHDGYTSPRIIVAWAVAAAALTGFVLVERAARTPMLDMGLFRSASFSAVMFVAAVSLFGFTGVAILSVLFYERVQQLSALDVGWRLLAFFGVYVVVAYATGRVIRRTGFKLPLTVGFLVGAAATAGFTTALDPATSYARVWWLYVLFGAASGMVAAPSTAAALVSVSHEHAGMASGAVNAFRQVGSVTGSALLGALLASRLQSRLPDRLDAHHVPRAAWPAVEHAVSTGTGGHGATPPDVTAAVGDAFTSGVHVGMAVVAAVFLCAAVASALLIRNRPHHVTTTAN; this comes from the coding sequence ATGGCTTCCACCCCTTCACCCGCCCCGGGCCGGCTCGAGCCGGCCGACCAGCCACCCGGCGGCCGGCTCCCCTCCCACCGAAACTCCCACCAGGGCTCCCACCAGCCCTCCCGGCGTGCGGCGGCGCTCACCCTCGTCGCGATGTGCCTGGGCGCCATGACGACCTTCCTGCTGGTCACCGCATCGGTGTCGGCGCTGTCGGCGATCCAGGACGACCTGCACGTCTCCCCGACCGGCCTCGTCTGGATCCCCTCCGCGTACACCCTGCTCGTGGCCAGCCTGGTGATGTCCGCGGGCACCATCGGCAACCTCTACGGCCGTAAGCGCGCGTTCCTGGCCGGGGCCGCGGTCATGATCGCCGGGTCGCTCACCGTCTACGCCTCGGGGTCGACGACGGGCGTCATCGCGGGCCAGCTGGTCTCCGGCCTCGGCGGTGCTCTCATCCTGCCCAACAGCCTGGCCATCCTGGGCGCCGCCTTCCCGGACCCCCACCGGCGCACCGAGGTCGTCACCGCCTGGGCGGCCGCCTCCGGCATCGGACTCGCCGCCGGACCGCTGATCGCGGGCGCCCTGCTGGGCCACTTCCACTGGAACACGGTCTTCCTGTCGACCGCCGCCCTCGCGGTCGTCACCATGGCCGCCGCCGTCTTCGTCGCCGAGTCGCGCGGCCCCGCCGGCAAGCTCGACGTCCCCGGCCAGATCCTGGCCGCCCTGGGCATCGCCGCCCTCGTCTACGCCCTCATCGAAGGCGGCCACGACGGCTACACCAGCCCGCGGATCATCGTCGCCTGGGCCGTCGCGGCCGCGGCCCTGACCGGCTTCGTCCTCGTCGAGCGGGCCGCCCGCACCCCCATGCTGGACATGGGCCTGTTCCGGTCGGCGTCGTTCAGCGCCGTCATGTTCGTCGCGGCCGTCTCCCTGTTCGGCTTCACCGGGGTGGCCATCCTCTCGGTGCTCTTCTACGAGCGCGTCCAGCAGCTCTCCGCCCTGGACGTGGGCTGGCGGTTGCTGGCCTTCTTCGGCGTCTACGTCGTCGTCGCCTACGCGACCGGGCGCGTGATCCGCCGTACCGGCTTCAAGCTCCCGCTCACCGTGGGCTTCCTCGTCGGGGCCGCGGCCACGGCCGGGTTCACCACCGCGCTGGATCCGGCCACCTCCTACGCCCGGGTGTGGTGGCTGTACGTGCTCTTCGGCGCCGCCTCCGGGATGGTGGCCGCGCCGAGCACCGCCGCCGCCCTGGTCAGCGTCTCCCACGAACACGCCGGCATGGCCTCCGGGGCCGTCAACGCCTTCCGCCAGGTCGGCTCCGTCACCGGTTCCGCCCTCCTCGGCGCCCTGCTCGCGAGCCGGCTCCAGTCCCGGCTGCCCGACCGGCTCGACGCCCACCACGTCCCCCGGGCGGCCTGGCCCGCCGTCGAGCACGCCGTGTCCACGGGGACCGGCGGTCACGGGGCGACCCCGCCCGACGTGACCGCCGCGGTGGGCGACGCCTTCACCTCCGGCGTCCACGTCGGCATGGCCGTCGTCGCCGCCGTGTTCCTGTGCGCGGCCGTGGCCTCGGCCCTGCTGATACGCAACCGGCCGCACCACGTCACCACCACGGCGAACTGA
- a CDS encoding methyltransferase domain-containing protein, with product MPVPLPPALERVLDLLRCPMCRTHRIRPGRGVLRCPAGHTFDIARHGYAGLLTGTRATSGDDAAMVRARERFLSAGGYARIRDAVTRLAAAAAPERATVLDVGCGTGYYLAGVLDRLPGARGLGLDTSVRALRAAARAHDRAGTAAWDVFRPLPLATGVADVVLDVFAPRNPAEFHRVLRPAGRLIVVRPTGRHLAELRERLPAAVTVDPAKERRLHRALDPFFAVAATEQVEYGADLAGEEALDLLGMTPSARHLSRADLSDEAPLPDRVTVSVLATAYRPR from the coding sequence GTGCCCGTGCCGCTTCCCCCTGCCCTCGAGCGCGTCCTCGACCTGCTGCGCTGCCCGATGTGCCGCACCCACCGCATCCGTCCCGGCCGCGGCGTACTGCGCTGCCCGGCGGGCCACACCTTCGACATCGCCCGGCACGGCTACGCCGGGCTGCTGACCGGCACCCGCGCCACCAGCGGCGACGACGCGGCCATGGTCCGGGCCCGGGAACGGTTCCTGTCCGCCGGCGGCTACGCGCGCATCCGTGACGCCGTGACACGCCTCGCGGCCGCGGCCGCGCCCGAGCGGGCCACGGTGCTCGACGTGGGCTGCGGCACGGGCTACTACCTGGCCGGCGTTCTCGACCGGCTGCCCGGCGCCCGCGGCCTCGGGCTGGACACGTCGGTGCGTGCGCTGCGCGCGGCGGCGCGGGCCCATGACCGAGCCGGCACCGCGGCCTGGGACGTCTTCCGTCCCCTTCCGCTGGCCACCGGGGTCGCCGATGTCGTGCTGGACGTGTTCGCCCCGCGGAACCCGGCCGAGTTCCACCGGGTGCTCCGTCCGGCAGGGCGGTTGATCGTGGTCCGCCCCACCGGGCGTCATCTGGCCGAACTGCGCGAGCGGCTGCCTGCGGCGGTGACCGTCGACCCCGCCAAGGAGCGGCGCCTGCACCGGGCGCTGGATCCCTTCTTCGCCGTCGCCGCCACCGAACAGGTGGAGTACGGCGCGGACCTGGCCGGGGAGGAGGCCCTCGACCTGCTGGGGATGACGCCGAGCGCACGCCACTTGAGCCGGGCGGACCTGAGCGACGAGGCCCCGCTGCCCGACCGGGTCACCGTCTCCGTGCTGGCCACCGCCTATCGGCCGAGGTGA